The Equus asinus isolate D_3611 breed Donkey chromosome 18, EquAss-T2T_v2, whole genome shotgun sequence region GAACTGCACTATGTTCTAGGAAACTACTACTGAACCATATGAAAATTAGTACTTTAAAGATCAAAATTTCACTTTCACTCACCTGATCCACTCTAAGTACAGTGATGGCAGCATTAGTAGCCAGTTTGATAGCCCAATATTTTCCCAGGTAAGTGTCTAGAATACCAGCTTCCAACATGTCCTTTACAGCAGGAACTTCAGCCTGTGAACACAaaacaattttcattctttcactttaaTTTATGTGAAAATGTTTATACTCGATAATAAAAATGCATGGCTCCTTAAATAGTACTAGCAAAGTAACTAGGCAAAAGTAATACCCTATACACACGGTAAAACAAAAGGTTACTaataaaaacagaaggaaaactaaaTTCTTTATCAAACTATTTGTAAAAGCTAATTGTTGTGAAAATCATTTGCTTacaaatcagaatattttttcactttttttaatacTTATTACTTCTGTTTTCAGGTTATACATTCACAAAGTAAAACAATTTAcgctcataattttttttttcaaatacctCAATATCAAAtccaacatttttatttccttcttgatGTACGGCGTAAAGTTTAGAGATTACTTCATTCGCTTTAACTCCAGAATTTTCTGCCAATGCCCGGGGAATAGCTTCAAATGCTTCAGCAAACTTCTTAATGGCATACTGTTCAAGTCCAGGACATGTCTAAAACAAAGGTGTGTGTATTACTGTATTTTATTCAAGCAACAAGAAGAAAGTCAGTTTATACAGAGAAAGCCATACCTCTCCATATGAAGTGATCTGTTTGGCTAACTCAATTTCTGTTGCTCCACCTCCAGGTACGAGACGTTTATCCTATTATAGTagtcaaaaaaagaaggaaaaaaaaatagatcactAAGAAGCAGTTTGCAGTTTTCTAATCATCCGATTCCAGTCTGCCACCAGACTAAGAGTTTCCAATCAGGCAATGTTACTCAAATCCTAAttacaaattttataaaaatggagtCATTTGGGCAAATTATCTTAATGTACATATATGACAAGGGAGGaccaaagtttaaaaattagACCAGCGCTATACCTTATCTGCATTTCCAGGTATGGCACTAAGGATAGTGCTTAAGCAACATAAGGTACATCAAAATCAAAACAACCATAAACTATCCCTTTAAAACaggtaaaaaaaacaaagtcttgATTTGCTGTTTATTCCTTTGCATAATCATTCTAGAAAACTATCATACTCATCAGCAATGGACACTTCAGTCTTAAGTAAAAAAGGTGCTTTGCTTTACATAGGCCATTCATTTGGAAGTTCTCAATATTCAGAAGTCTGCCAACTGTTTTTTTGAGGGCTTACAAATTACTAAATCAAGATTACTGCTAATACTAACCCTTGTGAGAACTTTGAAAGTATTAACACCGTCGTCTACTGCCCTTTCTATATCATCCATCAGATTGTCTGTAGAGCCTCGAAGCACTATGGTAGAAATGGCACCatcttccttttctgtgaataaattaaatatatttgagggttaaaaaaaaacaccccacacttacatattttatcattttatacatACCATTTTATACTTACCATGCTTAAAAACCACCACCTGTGTGTCTCCAACTTCTGAGAGGTAAACACTGTCACAGTGTCCCATTTCTTTAAGGACAGGAGTTGTCTGTAAGAAAGTAACtgttgtaataaaaataatccatAGGTTCGACTATCCTTTAATGTCCCAAATACATACCAATCTAGGAAGAGCTGTAGCACCAACTGTTTTACATAGCCTTCTGAGATCCCATTTTGagttcagcctttaaaaaaaacaaaaccaagacctTCAGAGAAGTTTTAATTCCATCAGATCCCATAATAAAATGCAAAGATTAAACAGGAAACTGTACACTGGTCCCCAAGTCACATACTTTTTATCCTGCAGGTTCAAGCTCAGAATAGGTCTGGATTGCATTGTACAATCCATACAAAGGCATTTATGGCATTATTCTGGAATTGGGAGAGTTCTTGTCTCCTTAGCTTGTCAAGGGTTTATCGTTCTAAAACACTTCGGGCAGTCACCTGTTCTGTGAGGAGGAGAGCTGTGATTTACTCTGCACATTAGAATAGGTGCTCGGAGAGGTAGGAATTGTGTTCCCCATGTGTTTATGGATTAAGTTATGTTCCTCATCCCACACTCCAGCTGACAGTATGCACCAGGTTGTGTCTGCTTTCTTAAGCTATTCCTTTTGCCTGGAATGCTGTTCCCTCTCCGTCTTCAAGTAACAACAGCTATTGATTGGTCTTTCAGCTCTCAGCTTAAATGTAAGTGTTCTCATAGGTATTTCCTGTCCCCCTAAGTAGGTCAAGTCCTTCTGCTATTTGATCCAATACCTTATACTTGCCCTTTTTTAAGTTTTCCTGATGTGCTTAATTTATCTGTTCAGTGTTACATCACCAAAAAGCCATTTACGTTATAGGTTAATATAACACAGCTCTTACCTCACCAACATGATATTGTATTTGTTTGCATAATGAAGAGCCATGTCCGCCACTTTGCCACCTGTCACTATGACATTTGCACCGCTGTCAGCAATAGCTTTGACTTGTGCATCCATGAGGTTTTCTTCTCCCTTACTAAAATTCATTAATTCTTCAGCAGTCTTTATCAATACTGTTCCCTACAGAAAATAAGCAAACGTTCTCTTTAAAACCATTTTACTTCTTTGGTGTTCAAAGTCACAGAATAAGATTTTACTGAAGAATTATGTTAAAGATTTGGGAGGAAATATTAAGATAAATATGCATGCATTATGAAGCAGAATACAAAATCTATATGAAATTAATAGAAACTCAACTTGCTCCTATACAGCTCCACTCCCCAAACTGATGCTCTGTTACAGGCACTTTGGTGGAAAAGTTGGGGAAATACTGTAATTTTAGATACGTTGGGCAGGTGTCTTGGCATTTGTTCTTTGACAAATGTCAACTAGTATACCAAAACAACgttgttctcaaactttttctaaaatgtaGACTAAATGATCAACCACCCCTGCTACCCTCAAAATCTGTGAAACTTAAAACCATCAACAACTCAGATTTTAATTCTAGGGACGAAGTCAGAAGTGACCTATAAACGTAACCTTCAAACTTCATAAcacgtatttttaaaaacaaacttagcaatttaaaattttattagcaTGTTTTTGTTTCAGGATGCTACAGAATCTCAAcatttcttttagtattttaatgTAGAGCATATAAGTGCTCATATTCTCTTCAGTGAGCATTCTACTGCTGAGTGTGTAAATTCTACCAGAAGTCAGTGACTGTATATTGGAATATAAATAATATCGTCACCATCTAATGTTTCAAATTTAATATTTAGTATTTGAATTAGGTCTTCAAAGAATAtgaatctgattttaaaaaacaggatcCTGCAGTTTTCAATAATTATGCAGTGTTCACTGAGTTAAGAGCAAAGTCTATCTTGAGACTTTAGAATCATAAAACAATCTGAAAGGGCAACCATAGCCTTTTAAAGATTCTGAAGCCTACGTACCTTAGTTTCTGTTATCATGCCATCAAAAGGACAAGAGTACACCGCTATTTTTGCATCTTTGACAGATGTTACATCaccttcagtttccttcttaAAAACCATGCCATGCAATACTGAAGAGGAATGGATACCAGAGCCCTAAGGAGTTGAATAACAAAATCATCAGAGATCTCACGAAAACAACATTAGGGCTAATTTGCTGATTCTGCATGCACCAAAAATATCCTTTCCTAAATAAAGTAATATGCCAAGGCAGTGACTGGGTATAAGGAGTAGGGTGGTAGACACACACAGCACAGCAGTCTACTCAAGGAAGGAACCACTGTGGGAATGAGCCACTGTtatggaggtggaggagggggtcCTTCAGTGTACTCAGAAGCAGCAAAGATAGAGAGCAACTGCTCTaagccattcattcactcattcaccaaGTACTTGGTGCTGATGTACCAGGCACAGCCATCAGTACTGGGGACAGAATAGGAAACaaagtttctgatctcagaagcATACTATTTAATGGGGAAGGGGCGACCGTACACAGAGGGAGTCAGAAAACACAcaacatacatataaatacacaccCACATAGCTAGCACAGCTGCTTGTGGAAGCCAAACTCAACTACACTAGCAAATGCGAATGTACAAAACCACTACAACGCTAAGTTCTACTATATCAAGCACATACATTTTTATGAAACATATACTCTTATTTCAATACTAACATTAAAGTATGAATTTCATTATTGTAGAGCAACAGGACAACTTCCATCCCATTCAGAAATTGCCTTCTAAGCTTATTGGTATAATTTAGCATAAATGAAGAACgcaaaaaattaatattttgtctATGTACTATTCTCATCCTTCATGCTGTCATGGAAAAAAGATGACTTTACAAGTAGATAATGTCAAACCCTTTAAAATTTAACAGGTACCACAACCtagcaatattaaaatattataaataatgcctCAAAAGGCAGCAAAGTCTTAAGTGTCCAAAACCTGAGGTAAAATTTAGGTTTAgattaacacttttttttttttttgcaaaaaaacAATTGACCTATCTAGATAATGTTAATGCATTTTCTAAACTTACCAGAATCTTACAAACTCTGATGTTATCAACATTGAAATGGCCGGAATCAGGAAAAATagatactgttaagaaaatgagacATATCAAAAGATATCTTGGGACAACAACAAGAACATCTTACTCATgttaagacatttttattttggatCTTTTCATTTACTGCTATTTACTCACCACATGCCTGAGCAATAAGCTTGGCCAGAAACGCTTCGTTACCATATTGTTTACTCATTACAGAGGTATGAAGTAGAGATGATACTTCATCAATATCTCGAAGATTTTTTGCAGAACAACATACCAAATCAGGAAGAATCTCATGGGCTTTTCTGCAGGCAATTTCATAACCTTCTATGACCTTAAATGTAAAGAGCAAAGTTGATTTCTTCTAAGAGATCACTTTGACACAACAAAGCTTACTTTGGTAACCAAATGAAAAGGGATATCGATTTTCAGTATAAAATGAGAAGGTGTACTTCCAGAATATTCATAGCAGAACCTACTAGTTAAAAGTGTATGCTTTGGTGACAGCTCAAATTTGAACGCTAACTTTGTTGCTTACTTGCTAAAACATCTTGACTAAGATTTTCCAACTCAACTTTCATTTTcctcatataaaataaaatgggattACTCTTAATAGGCCTTACTCATACGGTTCTTGTAAGGATAGAAGGATATACTGCAAGTGAAGCATATGTactacaatgcctggcacacagtaaactgCTCAATGTTAGCTGTTACTATGATAACGATTCTTATTTAAGTTTGAAGcaataggggtgtgtgtgtacatatatatacacacagacacatacacaggcAAAAATTAAATAGGAGTACCTTATAAAATGAACACTTGCCTCTGAAACTGACAGGCCAATTCTCAGAAGCTCTTCAGCTAATTCCAGAAGAGCTCCAGCAAATACCAGAACAAAGTTTGTGCCATCTCCCACCTCTTGCTCTTGCATGTGAGAGGCCATTACAATCATTTTTGCCGCAGGATGCTGTACCTGGTAGAAGGGGTTTGAATTTAAATATCAAGTTAAAACATGTGATCCTCAAAGCAATATAAAGTCATTCATTTCCATTCTTCTTAAATTAATACACTGCACTCTGCCTGTGGGCCAGGTAACTCCATTCGATCACACTGCTATAGGCTACTCACAGCGTAGCCACAAGATGACACCCCAAGTCCCTCTAGGCCTACCAGCACAAAGGCATCACTACACATGAAAGCAACTTCCAACTGCACCTTCTTCTGATGGCCAGTCATCCATCTCCATACTTAAGGTTGAGAACATTATTATATGTgcactaaattaaaaaacaaagtaattcCAACCACTAtgtctagactttttttttttttttaaaaaaaaggcttcAGGAGAGCTAAGAGACATCATTTAACTTGGTCATGAGTCTCAATTTCTATGTATACTTTTATTGTAAGGGGTATCAATTGTGGTTTAAAAAAAGGGactataaaaaaatgtttcttcaaaaaaatgtaccaaaattgttttttttttttcccttagggaTTTAGATGctggttttttgtgtgttttttttagaATTGAGCAACATTAGAGCAACAACTGATAGCAGTGAGAAAACTAGAAGTCGACACTACGGTTTTATTCTGAAGACAGTATCCTCATCACACCTGACTAACTCTTGAGAACATCACTGCATGTAACATTCATGGTCACAGTGAAAAGTCCCTCCGCAAACATCATGGGGAATTAAATTTttgttcaatacatatttttaagaatatattgtTATATAAGAAGTTAGAGAAATGTTAACAGATTTATAAGTTTCACTTAAAAGGATTACATTCTGATAGTTTAAGAGCTAAGTTCAGGAAAACTCCTGAGGTTGAACATATCCATCAATTACAAAGCAGCTAGGCGAGGAAGGGCTCTGTATGTTGCTCAGGTCTCACACCTTACATTACCCTGCTGGCAGTATCTATTCTATAGACTCTGTAACATCAAAACTACAGGTGAACCAAGCAAAATTCCACCAACTGATTGTATCATCTTAACAAAGCCAGTggtttgactttctttttttaaaccacagtTTTCAGTATCAGCTGTTTCTGCATTATGGAATAATTCACTTCAGTGTCACACTCTATAGAACAAGACAACATATTCAAATTGGTATGATTATTAGCAAAGACACTTTTGACACAACCAATTCCTCCATAAATTAATAACTCAGGAGATTTTTTTTGAGTGGCTAACACGTTAAAGAGAACTCTATAATTATGAAAATCTGTGTAAAAGATTTTCAAGTTGAAAAAAACAGTCCCTTATTGTCGAATCTGAAATAAGAGGTTTTTCCTCTGTTAAAATATACTCAATTTCTGGTGTCACCAAAATATTTCTTGGCTTTTTAAACTTACTTCTAGCTCTCTTAAAATAGTCGCTGCATCATTTGTCACAAACAGCTTCTCCAGGTGGTTGATAACCATTTTGTTCATTCctcaaaaataacagaaaaagaaattcattacTCAAATCCTTCGCCAAATACCCAAGAAAAATTTAgtcaagaaatataaatttgtatcCATTTCTTAAAACAACTTTGCAAGAACTCAACACATACTAACCTGTTCTTTAAGATTCTCTCATAGCCCCATGGCTTTTCCTGACCACATCCtcctattattttcctttctaatctCCTATAATGTTTTCTAGGGAGGATGCCAACCTCATCACATTTTttgttcaataaaaataaattatattaaaatgtacaaagaccaaaataatttactcaaaagtatatttagttttttgcTTACTCCCTAAATCTATATCAATTCATTTGATGGTAGCAAGCAAGAGAGAGTTTTCTCCCTTAAATTATAATGTCACTTTACGTAAAAGAACTGTTCACCATTTGTCACAATGAACATTAAGTACTATCTCAATAATAACAGCACCATAATTCTTCTATCCTCTCAACAGGATAAAAAGTAACATTCTGATTCCTATTTTTCTAAAGAGATATAGGTTGccaattaaaaactggaaacactATACTGGTGTCACTGAATGATGAAATAACTTTCAAAGCCACACTATATGATGGCTAAAACTGtcaatttaaatataatatcCTCAGAACAAGTTTGAAAGAGCTAGTACACAAAGTTCTAGTACTGGATCTTTTAAAACGTGAATTTAGAAGTTACCGTTTGGTCCATATGCCGTACGAGTTGTCTGGGCAAGCTCCTTGCAAGCCTGTATATTCCTGTACACAGCCTCTTCTAATCCTGAAAAATGCTGTAAAACAAAACTTCTGATTAGACAGGCCAGTGAAAACAAGAACtgattcatctgtaaaatggagggaaTAATAAGAGTACCTACTTCACTGGACTGTTGACTCAATCAAGCAAGATTTATGTATGGAAAGCATGGTGCTTGGTATTCAGAAATGATCCATACATTTACTCactagttgaatgaataaagcacGACAATTTTAGGCACCACAGGTACCTACTTATATATCAAAACACaaagcctgtaatttttttttgatgcAGTGCAAAGTGCAGGAAGAGTGCTAAGACTGATTAGAGACAGCATATGGAGCCATTTCAGGTACAAACACCTTTTCAGAGTTTACCAGGACCTTCTGACTAAAAGTTGAAATGCAGTATGAACTTTTTCTTACTGTGTTAAAGCCTGAGCATTGTAAAGCCAGCAGTCCCATGTTCACTGGGAATTCCCACTTAATATACCTGTCCCCAAACTCTTTAGGGACTAAAGTGTACAGGCTTTTGAAGTGCAACACAATTCCAATGTGTACCTATTGAAAACCTGCTGAATCGCTCACAGTACTAAAATTCGCAAATTTTACACTGGACTTTTTTTTAGACTTGGGATTTACCTGTGGCCTCAGATAGGTTTCATGAGCATACTGTTCATGTGAACATTTTTCTAGAGCTGCTTTGCCCAAAATAGTAGCCAGTGGCCACATATGGCTATTCAAATTTCaagtaattaaaaattcagttcctcaacTGCACTAACCACAGTTCAAGTGCCCAGTTGCTGCATGTGGCTAGTGGACAGTATATGGGACAGCACTGatacagaacacttccatcactgcagaaagttctatcagTCTGTTCTGGGGTATAAGGCGTGGCTTTTATTAGATAGATAAGAGGAACTGTGATCCTAAGAAGGTTAAGAACCACTTTAGAAGCAGCGTCTTCATCGACAAGGGACAGACTCTTCCAACAGCATTTAGTCTGATCTCTTGGCTTATACTCTTACATCATCTCGCTTCCCCCAGGAACAGCCCTCTGATCATCAATCAGATGCCATCAAACCCTTCAGTAGTTTCCCGTCACTCTCAGGATAAGATGTAAATCCCTCCTCAGGGTTACAAGGCCCCATAGGTTTGGCCACTGCCTAAGGCTATTGTAAGTTCATCTCTTCCATTCTTGCCTTCCCTCGGTGACCTTCAGTACCATCACCTTTCTTACTGCTTCCTTTTAACAGGTCAAACTCATTCTACCCTCAGGGTCTTTGTACTTACTGGTCCTTCAGTCCAGGACACTCCTCTCTTTAGTGTTGGCTGGTTCCTTCTGTCATTCAGAAACTGAGCTAAGAGCTCTTCCCTGAATATCTTATTTAATTGTTCTATCTACCTTGGACCCTTGCCTTTTTTTGGAGgcagtctttctttcttcttgccaTTCTCTCCCACAGTACTGTTTATTTCCTTTGTCACTACTTTAAATTAGCCTTATTTATTTGACTATTATTTCTGCTTCAGGAGAATAGAAACTACGAACAGTTTTCAGcctgaatttttaaagaaagagtaaCCAGTCGATGTCATTTTCAGCCAATTTGTTTCACCAATACTGACATTAAACCCCGATATTTATTTAGTATACTCGTGTTATCCCCGAAGTGCATCCTGCCAACAAGAACCTAGTTCCCTAAaacttaaagtatttttaaaaattatgctctTGAAATTACGTTCAAGACCTGGCCATAAAACAAAGCAGTCTCATCAATTCAGGCCAGGGCGTCACTTATCTGCGAGTTACACACGTAAGCTGGACAGTTACGACTTAAAGGTAGCACCTTTTGGTCCAATCtcaatttaaagatgaggaaagaaagactCTGGTGGGCAAGTTTTACAAGGTAGCTAGCATAAGTTGAGACAAGAGCTCATTTGGGTTGTAAGTGATGTTCGTCCTACTATAATGCACTAGTCTGCGAACTAAGCGCGGAACCCTCTGTTTCTCATTTGGAAGGAAGGTGCCAAGAACCGGCCCTTGCTCCTCGCCTCTCCCCTCGAATCGCCCAATCCTCGAACTGTGTGTCAATCGGCTCGGCAGTCGCCCAAAGCAATCTCACCTCCCGGTTACTGATGCAGGGAAGATGCACAAGGGCGTTACGCTTGCCCAGTCAGTTAGCGCAAAACGGGAATCCTGCGGCCTTGCCCCTCACCCGCCGCCTCTGCCCCCTCGACCCTCCCCGGGGTCGGAGAAGGACGGAAATGTCCGCGGGCCGCGGCGGCCAAGCCCTCCCGAGAACACCTCCTTTTCCAGAACCTTCTCTTCCTCCGACGACTGTCCGGGGAGCACGCCGGGCGCGTTACTAGGCCCTGCTCCCTCGCTGCGGCCACCGCAGCCCTGCGCCGGCTCTCCCACCTCACCCTCCCTTCCTCACCTTCGCTCCTTCCTTGAGCATCTGGGCAAAGCCCGGGGCCTTGGGGACGTGAAGCGCCATGACCAGTATGCAGAGACCCTTCACGCGCTCACTCAGATCCGGAGGCAACGAGAGGGAcgcacagcctcctgggaacgCAGCGTGCCGCGGCCTCACgcccctcctctttctccagcGGGGCCCGCCCCTTCCTCAGCCGCCTGGTCTGAAGCCTCGCGAGAAAGAGCAGTTCCCGCAGCCCAGACTGGATTGACGATCCTCGATCAGGTCGATCGATCGGGCCGATCGCAGATCGCGCCTTCGGTCGTCCGGCCGACGCAGGTGCAGGCGGACCACGCTGTTGTGGCTGGTTCGCGACTGCGCAGTCGAGAGTCCGTGGACGGCACGTTACGTGTTTCCATTTCTGATCTAGAAGGAACGCCTGTCTCCTAAAATTAATTTCCGCTTAATTTTCCAGACCCACTGGCAGCGTCAGGGCAGGTGTTCCCTTTTTTCCTGAGGCAGAGCATCTGCCGTCATCCCCCCAAAATCTATGGTTGGGCGTCTGCTCTGTCTTGGGCTCTGTAGGAAGCGCTGGGACCGGAAGGTGATAATTAAGAATTGTAAGGATAACTAAGTACTGAGTGCCCATATGTGTCAGGGTCTGTGTTATTAGCTTTACGTGCGATATCTCAGCGAATGGTCAAACTTAGGGGTgaactattatctccatttgataGAAGCGGAAAGTGAAGTTTACAAACGACAATGTGTCCAAGATCCTAGGGCTGGGAATGTTAAAAAGAGGATTCCTAGCCAGATGAGACCCACGGCGAAATgcatgttcttaaccactgttGGTAgtcctcttttctgctttttcctggAAATATGTCTCTTTCTTTCCCAGAATCTTTTAAAACCTGATCTCTGTCTTCCCGCGTCAACACGtggctgattttaaaaatatggaatggTCATAGAGCACTTTTAAGAATAACCTTACACTGAAAGCAATCCACTTTCAttgcagaaaatacagaaaacgcGAAGCAGAACGTTTTGCCTCCACTTTTGTTCTTGAACAGGTGCAAATTACTTTCTTTAAATTGGGACAGATTTAGTATGCCATAAAACTGAAAGGGGTTAAAAATGAgaattgataaaatttaattaagtaaaaatgaCTAAGGAATCAAATCTTGATAAGGACCATGGAAAATTAAACTTGAGGACAAAACAATTGATGAATCAAATTTCCATGCaaagtttataataaaaaattgatctaacattaattttaatccattaaaaaggaaattgaaatcaATTAAAATCTTATGTATGGTAATTTGTCAAGAAATTAAATTGATTTAATTACTAAGAAGAATGCTTTTTAGATgaaaa contains the following coding sequences:
- the CCT8 gene encoding T-complex protein 1 subunit theta, with amino-acid sequence MALHVPKAPGFAQMLKEGAKHFSGLEEAVYRNIQACKELAQTTRTAYGPNGMNKMVINHLEKLFVTNDAATILRELEVQHPAAKMIVMASHMQEQEVGDGTNFVLVFAGALLELAEELLRIGLSVSEVIEGYEIACRKAHEILPDLVCCSAKNLRDIDEVSSLLHTSVMSKQYGNEAFLAKLIAQACVSIFPDSGHFNVDNIRVCKILGSGIHSSSVLHGMVFKKETEGDVTSVKDAKIAVYSCPFDGMITETKGTVLIKTAEELMNFSKGEENLMDAQVKAIADSGANVIVTGGKVADMALHYANKYNIMLVRLNSKWDLRRLCKTVGATALPRLTTPVLKEMGHCDSVYLSEVGDTQVVVFKHEKEDGAISTIVLRGSTDNLMDDIERAVDDGVNTFKVLTRDKRLVPGGGATEIELAKQITSYGETCPGLEQYAIKKFAEAFEAIPRALAENSGVKANEVISKLYAVHQEGNKNVGFDIEAEVPAVKDMLEAGILDTYLGKYWAIKLATNAAITVLRVDQIIMAKPAGGPKPPSGKKDWDDDQND